Below is a genomic region from Actinoallomurus bryophytorum.
GCACCCTGACGGTCCTCACGAGCTTTATCAACGGAAATGTCGTGAACAATAACGGCGCAGGGCTCTTCACCGCCGTGGGGGGCACGACGCGGGTCACCCAGAGCACGATCGCCAGCAACCTGACCGCCGTCGGGTCCGGCGCCGGCCTCGCCAGCGCGGGCACGACCTCGCTCGTCCGCACGCGGGTCACCCTCAACAAGGCACAGACGAGCGGCGGCGGCGTCTTCGTCGTGGCCGGCGGCACCGTCACCCTGAGGCAGTCGACCGTACAGAAGAACAGTCCCGGCAACTGCGCACCGGTGAACACCGTCGCCGGCTGCGTGGGCTGATGCCAAGCCCGCGGGGACAGGGCGTGCCGGCTCCGACCAGAGTCAGGGCCGGTACGGCGGGGCGACGCCCCAGCCCCAGCGTGGCATCGGCCCCTCGCCTGGAGGGGTGGCGTCGGGCTTGGAGAAGTAGAGGGCCAGCCGGGTGCCCCACTCGATGTAGCTCGCGAACGCCGCTCTGAACTCGGGGTCAGAGGGCAGGCTCACCTCGTCGGCGGAGTCCATGAGCAGGTTCACCCACCTCCGGCGCTGCTGCTCGGTGATTCCCTTTCCGAGATGCTTGGAGACCATGTGCGCGTGGCCGCCGCGCTCCTGACTGTAGGTGGTGGGTCCGCCGAAGACTTCGCTCAGCCATATCGCCACGTATCGTGGGTGGCCAGGATCCATATGCGCGAACAACGGCCCGATCAGCTCGTCGTTCGCCACCTTGCCGTAGAACGTCTCTGTCAGCCGCTCGAACGCCTCTGCGCCGCCGGCCCATTCGAACAGCGTCGGCTCGGTCTTCGTGATCACCTTTTCGTAATGCCGCATCTCCTCGATGTTCGACACATAGGGCTTGATCTCAGCGAAGAACTCCTGGAAGTGCTCACTGTTCCGGAAGCCTTCGAGGTGGTCCTGTACGGACTTCCAGGTGATGCGCAGGACGTGGCATCCGGGTTCGTCCACGCACCGGGACAGCTCGTAGTCGAGACACTGGGATGCCCTTCCCAGCGGGACCACGGCGCGGCGGTAGGCGGCTTCGAACTCTTCGGGGTCGGGCACGCGGTAACGGATGTACTCAACGATCATCGCACGACCTCCATGTAATCATGTAATCAAGCATCATGCGCACTCTACCAGTGGGTAGAACAACCCATCCGAGGTTCACCTGCCGATGGGTAAATTTGCCGATGTACGGCATTTCGCACTTCTCCTAGGTTCTTGGCCAGATGGTCAGAACGCTGGGGGTGCGCGATGGAGAAATTCCTACTCGACGAGCGAGCCGCGATATTCGGGGAAGAATCGCTGGCCGAGCCGTCGTCTCTCGTCACATCGGAACTGGCGCGGATAACGCTGAATGGCTGGTCCGTGGAGACAGGCGAGTTCTGGACCTATGTGCGTCCCGCCGTGACCGGCAGACGCGTTCAGGGATGGAAACTCCATGTTTCCGCGACGATCCTGTCGGCCCCGGAGGTCCTTCGCGTATGCCTGCCGATTTTCGTCGAGTCCAAGACGTCCTTCAAGTTCGCCGCGACCGTGCACAACCTCGACGAGCTCAACGGCTTCCGTACACCGCGCGGTAACTCCGGAAAGTTCATCACCGTCTATCCGGCCGACGACGAGGAGTTCCGCCGCCTGGCGCAGCGCCTCCATGAGGCCACCGACGGCATGGCCGGCCCGGTGATCCTCTCTGACGCCCCTTACCGGGAAGGCAGCCTCGTCCACTATCGCTACGGCGCCTTCACCGGACTGCGGATCCTGTCCAACGACGGCATGTACCGCGAATGCATACTCGACCCGGACGGCGATCCGGTGGAGGACCAGCGCCTGCCCGTGTTCAGTCCTCCGTCCTGGGCTGTCGATCCCGTCCGTACTCCCGCGGAGGCGGTGAGCGGCTCCGGTGTCCTGCTGAACGACCGGTTCGAGGTCCGCGCTGCGCTACGGCACGCGAACAAGGGCGGCGTCTATCGAGCGACCGACCGGCGGACCGGCGCCGAGGTGATCATCAAGGAGGCGCGGCCCTTCGTCGCCACCGACCGGTGGAACCGGGACGTGATCGATCTGCTGCGGCACGAAGGAAAGGTGCTGCGGCATCTGCAACCGCTCGGGATCGTCCCGCGGGTCGTCGACGAGTTCGTCCAGGACGGCCACTGCTTTCTCGTCGAGCAGTTCCTCGCCGGCAAGAGCCTCTTGCAGAGGATCGAGGGCGCCTCGGAGGAGGACTCGGTCTGGCCATCGCCCGCGGACGTTCCCGACCTGGTCCGCGAGCTGACTCGCCTGGTGAGCGCGGTGCATGCCGCCGGTGTGGTGATTCGCGACTTCTCCCCGAGCAACGTCCTTCTCACCCCGGACGGCGAACTGAAGCTCATCGACTTGGAGCTGGCCGCGCTCCGGACGGACGACGGATGGACCGTCGCGGGCGGGGGCGGCACGCCGGGATTCAGCGCGCC
It encodes:
- a CDS encoding group II truncated hemoglobin — translated: MIVEYIRYRVPDPEEFEAAYRRAVVPLGRASQCLDYELSRCVDEPGCHVLRITWKSVQDHLEGFRNSEHFQEFFAEIKPYVSNIEEMRHYEKVITKTEPTLFEWAGGAEAFERLTETFYGKVANDELIGPLFAHMDPGHPRYVAIWLSEVFGGPTTYSQERGGHAHMVSKHLGKGITEQQRRRWVNLLMDSADEVSLPSDPEFRAAFASYIEWGTRLALYFSKPDATPPGEGPMPRWGWGVAPPYRP